From one Streptomyces sp. ICC1 genomic stretch:
- a CDS encoding MetQ/NlpA family ABC transporter substrate-binding protein: protein MRKNIKLTALAATAAALTLSLSACGSSSDPSSTKADGGKVDESKPLVIAASPTPHADILKFVKDNLAAKEGLKLEVKEFTDYVLPNTATQQGQVDANYFQHVPYLDDFNKKNGTDIVPVVNVHLEPLGLYSKKVKALTDIKAGQTIAVPNDPTNEGRALQLLAANKLITLKEGVGTGAKLSDITDKKGLEFKELEAATVPRALNDVDAAVINGNYAIEAKLVPAKDALVLEKAEGNPYANILAVKNGKQDDPRIQKLAKLLNSDEVKKFITDKYEGSVIPAFGKPAA from the coding sequence GTGCGCAAGAACATCAAGCTCACCGCCCTCGCCGCCACCGCCGCCGCGCTCACCCTCTCCCTGAGCGCCTGCGGCAGCTCCTCGGACCCGTCCTCCACCAAGGCCGACGGCGGCAAGGTCGACGAGAGCAAGCCCCTGGTCATCGCGGCGTCCCCGACCCCGCACGCCGACATCCTGAAGTTCGTCAAGGACAACCTGGCGGCCAAGGAGGGCCTCAAGCTGGAGGTCAAGGAGTTCACGGACTACGTCCTGCCGAACACCGCCACCCAGCAGGGCCAGGTCGACGCGAACTACTTCCAGCACGTGCCGTACCTCGACGACTTCAACAAGAAGAACGGCACCGACATCGTGCCCGTCGTGAACGTGCACCTGGAGCCGCTGGGCCTCTACTCCAAGAAGGTCAAGGCCCTCACCGACATCAAGGCCGGCCAGACCATCGCTGTCCCCAACGACCCCACCAACGAGGGCCGCGCGCTCCAGCTGCTCGCCGCGAACAAGCTGATCACCCTCAAGGAGGGCGTCGGCACCGGCGCCAAGCTGTCGGACATCACCGACAAGAAGGGCCTGGAGTTCAAGGAGCTGGAGGCCGCCACGGTCCCGCGCGCCCTGAACGACGTGGACGCCGCCGTCATCAACGGCAACTACGCCATCGAGGCCAAGCTCGTCCCGGCCAAGGACGCGCTCGTCCTGGAGAAGGCCGAGGGCAACCCGTACGCCAACATCCTCGCGGTCAAGAACGGCAAGCAGGACGACCCGCGGATCCAGAAGCTCGCCAAGCTCCTGAACTCCGACGAGGTCAAGAAGTTCATCACCGACAAGTACGAGGGCTCGGTCATCCCCGCCTTCGGCAAGCCGGCCGCCTGA
- a CDS encoding methionine ABC transporter permease, translating into MTWSEMQPLLTQGTFDTLYMVLWSALVTVLGGLPIGILLVLTDKGGLLQNRAVNKVLGVIVNMGRSLPFIILLIFLIPVTTAIVGTFIGPTAMIVPLAIGAIPFFARLVETAVREVDHGLVEAVESMGGGIPTLVGKVLLPQALPSLIAAVTTTVITLIGYSAMAGAVGGEGLGSKAITYGFQRFETGFMVATVVVLIVLVTVIQLLGDGVVRLLARRGRTA; encoded by the coding sequence GTGACCTGGTCCGAAATGCAGCCGCTGCTCACGCAGGGCACCTTCGACACCCTCTACATGGTGCTGTGGTCCGCCCTGGTGACCGTGCTCGGCGGCCTGCCGATCGGCATCCTGCTGGTGCTCACCGACAAGGGCGGCCTGCTCCAGAACCGCGCGGTCAACAAGGTGCTCGGCGTGATCGTGAACATGGGCCGCTCGCTGCCCTTCATCATCCTGCTGATCTTCCTGATACCGGTCACCACGGCGATCGTGGGCACCTTCATCGGCCCCACCGCCATGATCGTCCCGCTCGCCATCGGCGCCATCCCCTTCTTCGCCCGGCTCGTGGAGACCGCGGTCCGCGAGGTGGACCACGGGCTGGTCGAAGCCGTCGAGTCCATGGGCGGAGGCATCCCGACCCTGGTCGGCAAGGTGCTCCTCCCGCAGGCCCTGCCCTCCCTGATCGCGGCCGTCACCACGACCGTGATCACCCTGATCGGCTACTCGGCCATGGCCGGCGCGGTCGGCGGCGAAGGGCTCGGCTCCAAGGCCATCACCTACGGCTTCCAGCGCTTCGAGACCGGCTTCATGGTCGCGACCGTCGTCGTGCTGATCGTGCTCGTCACGGTGATCCAGCTCCTCGGCGACGGCGTGGTACGCCTCCTCGCGCGCCGGGGTCGGACAGCCTGA
- a CDS encoding ATP-binding cassette domain-containing protein, with the protein MITTSGLTKVYQSRGREVTALDGVDLHVRQGEVYGVIGQSGAGKSSLIRCVNLLERPTAGTVSVDGVDLTALAGRGRRAGKELREARSRIGMVFQHFNLLSSRTVQGNIELPLEILGVSGRERSRKAAELLDLVGLTDKAKAYPGQLSGGQKQRVGIARALAGDPKVLLSDEATSALDPETTRQILQLLRDLNRQLGLTVLLITHEMDVVKSVCDSAALMKRGRIVESGTVTELLATPGSQLAHELFPLTGAATTAEHTVIDVTFHGDTATRPVISQLARTYNIDISILGAAMDTVAGKQIGRMRIELPGRYEDNVVPVGFLREQGLQVDVVHSVADAADAVDVDGELAELVKDGAK; encoded by the coding sequence GTGATCACCACATCGGGCCTCACGAAGGTCTACCAGTCCCGTGGCCGCGAGGTCACCGCCCTGGACGGCGTCGACCTGCACGTCCGCCAGGGCGAGGTCTACGGAGTCATCGGCCAGAGCGGCGCCGGCAAGTCCTCCCTGATCCGCTGCGTGAACCTGCTGGAGCGCCCCACCGCCGGCACCGTGAGCGTCGACGGGGTCGACCTCACCGCGCTCGCCGGCCGGGGCCGCCGCGCCGGCAAGGAGCTCCGAGAGGCCCGCAGTCGCATCGGCATGGTCTTCCAGCACTTCAACCTGCTGTCCTCGCGCACCGTCCAGGGCAACATCGAACTGCCCCTGGAGATCCTCGGCGTCTCCGGCCGGGAACGCTCCCGCAAGGCCGCCGAACTCCTCGACCTCGTCGGCCTCACGGACAAGGCCAAGGCCTACCCCGGCCAGCTCTCCGGCGGCCAGAAGCAGCGCGTCGGCATCGCCCGCGCCCTGGCCGGCGACCCCAAGGTGCTGCTCTCCGACGAGGCCACCAGCGCCCTGGACCCCGAGACCACCCGCCAGATCCTCCAGCTGCTGCGCGACCTCAACCGCCAGCTCGGCCTGACCGTGCTGCTCATCACGCACGAGATGGACGTGGTCAAGTCCGTCTGCGACTCGGCCGCGCTGATGAAGCGGGGGCGGATCGTCGAGTCCGGCACCGTCACCGAGCTGCTGGCCACCCCCGGGTCCCAGCTCGCCCACGAACTGTTCCCGCTGACCGGCGCCGCGACCACCGCGGAGCACACGGTCATCGACGTCACCTTCCACGGCGACACCGCGACCCGGCCGGTCATCTCCCAGCTGGCCCGCACCTACAACATCGACATCTCGATCCTCGGCGCCGCGATGGACACCGTCGCGGGCAAGCAGATCGGCCGCATGCGCATCGAGCTGCCCGGCCGCTACGAGGACAACGTCGTGCCCGTCGGATTCCTGCGCGAGCAGGGCCTGCAGGTGGACGTGGTGCACTCCGTTGCCGATGCGGCAGACGCGGTGGACGTGGACGGCGAACTCGCCGAGCTGGTCAAGGATGGTGCGAAGTGA
- a CDS encoding GNAT family N-acetyltransferase, with translation MGMSVTISAAVAEDAEQIIKLQYLAFQSEAELYGNYRIQPLTQSLDSLKEELASDTVLVARLGDEIVGAVRGNVDEEGTGKIAKLCVHPRLQGHGLGARLLTAVEQVLAGHDGTTRFRLHTGHKSESNLRLYRKAGYTQVGGRTASDGVRLVILEKEAKEATDFAVSA, from the coding sequence ATGGGCATGAGCGTGACCATTTCGGCGGCAGTTGCCGAGGATGCCGAGCAGATCATCAAGCTGCAGTACCTGGCGTTCCAGAGCGAGGCCGAGCTGTACGGCAACTACCGCATCCAGCCGCTCACCCAGTCCCTGGACTCCCTCAAGGAGGAGCTGGCCTCGGACACCGTCCTGGTGGCCCGGCTCGGGGACGAGATCGTCGGGGCCGTGCGCGGAAACGTGGACGAAGAGGGCACCGGCAAGATCGCCAAGCTCTGCGTCCACCCGCGCCTCCAGGGCCACGGGCTCGGCGCCCGGCTGCTGACCGCGGTCGAGCAGGTCCTCGCCGGCCACGACGGGACCACCCGCTTCCGGCTGCACACCGGCCACAAGAGCGAGTCGAACCTGCGGCTCTACCGCAAGGCCGGCTACACCCAGGTCGGCGGGCGCACCGCGTCCGACGGCGTCCGCCTGGTGATCCTGGAGAAGGAGGCCAAGGAGGCCACCGACTTCGCGGTCAGCGCGTAG
- a CDS encoding sigma-70 family RNA polymerase sigma factor — translation MDPLKAELADLLVKLRPLLRAEAAAETAGTGVDAADLEQAVWVRLLENRRTPAEPVDWLRRAVRAEARLVRRRVRREVPYGHRDHSEDAEDGGAGGAGGATGGAARSTTGTEPEDALLHGEENRALRSAVARLPGRCPELMRALMSPRDLTYREIAGELGISQGSLGPVRSRCLGCLRRMLAVEVAAPALRGMER, via the coding sequence ATGGACCCGCTGAAGGCTGAACTCGCCGACCTGTTAGTGAAGCTCCGCCCGCTGCTCCGGGCCGAGGCCGCCGCGGAGACCGCGGGCACCGGAGTGGACGCCGCCGATCTGGAACAAGCCGTCTGGGTCAGGCTGCTGGAGAACCGCCGCACCCCCGCGGAGCCCGTCGACTGGCTGCGCCGGGCGGTGCGGGCGGAGGCCCGCCTGGTCCGCCGCCGGGTCCGGCGCGAAGTTCCGTACGGCCACCGCGATCACTCCGAGGACGCCGAGGACGGCGGGGCCGGCGGGGCCGGTGGTGCTACGGGCGGCGCCGCCCGTAGCACCACCGGGACGGAACCGGAAGACGCCCTCCTGCACGGCGAGGAGAACAGGGCCCTCCGATCGGCGGTCGCCCGATTGCCCGGGCGGTGTCCGGAGCTCATGAGGGCACTTATGTCGCCCAGGGACCTCACTTACCGTGAAATCGCAGGAGAGTTGGGTATCTCACAAGGAAGTTTGGGGCCCGTCCGTTCCCGATGCCTGGGATGTCTGCGCAGAATGCTGGCCGTAGAGGTTGCGGCTCCGGCCCTGCGGGGAATGGAGCGGTAG
- a CDS encoding glycerophosphodiester phosphodiesterase, translated as MTQGGAARRTVLGAAVMAAGGAFGGLAAGAGPAAAAERGRGGGSGGYRDLPVPTVIGHRGASGYRPEHTIASYQLALDLGADVVEQDLVPTKDGHLVCRHENEIGGTTDVADHPAFAARKTTKTVDGVSVTGWFTEDFTIAELKTLRAKERIPAVRQRNTLYDGRWDVPTFEEVLRWADREGKRRGKRVWLHVETKHPTYFRGLGLGLEEPLARLLRRHGRDGRGAPLFLQSFEPSSIQRLSRLVSAPRVVLFSAAGTRPWDFEAAKDPRTVADLVKPEGLKWIAGFAQGIGPTMDLILPRDAAGRLGAPTTLVADAHAQGLILHPYTARNENSFLPAEYRKGTDPAAYGDAFGAFRTYFEQGIDGIFTDQPDTGLLAAEAYRPGRGVNP; from the coding sequence ATGACGCAGGGTGGGGCAGCACGGCGCACGGTACTGGGTGCGGCCGTCATGGCGGCGGGCGGGGCCTTCGGCGGTCTCGCGGCGGGAGCGGGACCGGCCGCGGCGGCGGAGCGCGGCCGCGGCGGCGGATCCGGCGGGTACCGGGACCTGCCCGTGCCGACGGTCATCGGGCACCGGGGGGCCAGCGGCTACCGGCCCGAGCACACGATCGCCTCCTACCAACTCGCGCTCGACCTCGGCGCCGACGTGGTGGAGCAGGACCTCGTGCCCACCAAGGACGGCCACCTGGTGTGCCGCCACGAGAACGAGATCGGGGGCACCACCGACGTCGCCGACCACCCCGCCTTCGCCGCGCGCAAGACCACCAAGACCGTCGACGGGGTCTCGGTCACCGGCTGGTTCACCGAGGACTTCACGATCGCCGAGCTGAAGACCCTGCGCGCGAAGGAGCGCATCCCCGCCGTCCGCCAGCGCAACACGCTCTACGACGGCCGCTGGGACGTGCCCACCTTCGAGGAGGTGCTGCGCTGGGCCGACCGCGAGGGCAAGCGGCGCGGCAAGCGCGTCTGGCTGCACGTCGAGACGAAGCACCCCACCTACTTCCGGGGCCTGGGCCTCGGCCTGGAGGAGCCCCTCGCCCGGCTGCTGCGCCGCCACGGCCGCGACGGGCGCGGCGCCCCGCTCTTCCTGCAGTCCTTCGAGCCCTCCAGCATCCAGCGGCTCTCCCGGCTGGTCTCCGCCCCGCGCGTGGTGCTCTTCTCCGCGGCGGGCACCCGCCCCTGGGACTTCGAAGCGGCCAAGGACCCCCGTACGGTCGCCGACCTCGTCAAGCCCGAGGGGCTGAAGTGGATCGCCGGCTTCGCCCAGGGCATCGGGCCGACCATGGACCTGATCCTGCCGCGCGACGCGGCGGGCCGGCTCGGCGCCCCCACCACGCTGGTCGCGGACGCCCACGCGCAGGGGCTGATCCTGCACCCCTACACGGCGCGCAACGAGAACAGCTTCCTGCCGGCCGAGTACCGCAAGGGCACCGACCCCGCGGCGTACGGCGACGCCTTCGGCGCCTTCCGCACGTACTTCGAGCAGGGCATCGACGGGATCTTCACCGACCAGCCCGACACCGGGCTGCTCGCCGCCGAGGCCTACCGCCCGGGCCGGGGCGTCAACCCGTAA
- a CDS encoding lysophospholipid acyltransferase family protein, translating to MRLMFRTRVEGIENIPGTGPVILAGNHLTFIDSMILPLVCDRTVHFIGKDEYVTGKGIKGRAMAWFFTGAGMIPVDRDGANGGVAALMTGRRILEEGKIFGIYPEGTRSPDGRLYRGRTGIARLTLMTGAPVVPFAMIGTDKLQPGGAGMPRPGRVTVRFGEPMEFSRYEGMDRDRYVLRAVTDSVMAEVMRLSGQEYVDMYATKAKAA from the coding sequence ATGCGCCTGATGTTCCGCACCCGTGTGGAGGGCATCGAGAACATTCCGGGCACCGGGCCGGTGATCCTGGCGGGCAACCACCTCACCTTCATCGACTCGATGATCCTGCCGCTGGTCTGCGACCGCACGGTCCACTTCATCGGCAAGGACGAGTACGTCACGGGCAAGGGGATCAAGGGCCGGGCCATGGCCTGGTTCTTCACCGGCGCCGGCATGATCCCCGTCGACCGCGACGGGGCCAACGGCGGAGTCGCCGCCCTGATGACCGGCCGCCGGATCCTCGAAGAGGGCAAGATCTTCGGCATCTACCCCGAGGGCACCCGCTCCCCCGACGGCCGCCTCTACCGCGGCCGCACCGGCATCGCCCGCCTGACCCTGATGACCGGCGCGCCCGTCGTCCCCTTCGCGATGATCGGCACCGACAAGCTGCAGCCCGGCGGCGCCGGCATGCCGCGCCCGGGCCGGGTCACCGTCCGCTTCGGCGAGCCGATGGAGTTCTCCCGCTACGAGGGCATGGACCGCGACCGCTACGTGCTGCGCGCCGTCACCGACTCGGTGATGGCCGAGGTCATGCGGCTCTCGGGCCAGGAGTACGTGGACATGTACGCGACGAAGGCCAAGGCCGCGTAG
- a CDS encoding membrane-associated oxidoreductase, translated as MEITDLTPAERRVRDAFPRGERVDFREDPDEDASDGIGWGPERTVRAEVITAFLLGGSSADGQVAGLNVRGARITGKLDLKYAVVEHAIRLRGCWFERKPLVYGAQLRALVLSDSALPGLTGTSVSIDVVLRMPCCKITGPVRLSGARIAGGLFLQRAVIGAPGPAEEAQEPPLQLNHADIGTDIIAMDLTVHGQTRINGATVGGQINLNGSRLLAPGGIALHAENLTVGTDLRGHRMEARGLVNLTGSRIPGQLYLGHSVFDNPGGVALRASSCVIGEVWLNRCDKIRGLVSMRRSQFDMLLVPPGTWPEKIRIDGLTYRTLAPHLPAEERLPALEREESGYLPYAYEQLTSAYRTVGDEASARTVQLAKLRRHRRTLPRHARFWGVLQDATVGYGFRPLRAAGWLLALLVTGTVAYGLHPPRELKPGEAPEFNPLFYTIDLMLPIIGFGQEAPFAPDGWYQWLSYLLIVTGWILATTTAAGVSRSLQRQ; from the coding sequence ATGGAGATCACCGATCTGACCCCGGCAGAACGCCGCGTACGGGACGCCTTCCCGCGCGGAGAGCGCGTCGACTTCAGGGAGGACCCCGACGAGGACGCCTCCGACGGGATCGGCTGGGGCCCCGAGCGGACGGTGCGCGCCGAAGTCATCACGGCCTTTCTGCTGGGCGGGAGTTCCGCCGACGGGCAGGTCGCCGGCCTCAACGTCAGGGGCGCCCGGATCACCGGCAAGCTGGACCTCAAGTACGCCGTCGTCGAGCACGCGATCCGGCTGCGCGGCTGCTGGTTCGAGCGCAAACCCCTCGTCTACGGGGCCCAGTTGCGCGCCCTGGTCCTGAGCGACTCGGCGCTGCCCGGACTGACCGGGACCTCCGTGAGCATCGACGTCGTCCTGCGGATGCCCTGCTGCAAGATCACCGGGCCCGTCCGGCTCTCCGGCGCCCGGATAGCCGGCGGCCTCTTCCTCCAGCGGGCGGTCATCGGCGCGCCCGGCCCCGCCGAAGAGGCCCAGGAGCCGCCGCTCCAGCTCAATCACGCCGACATCGGCACCGACATCATCGCCATGGACCTCACCGTCCACGGCCAGACGCGCATCAACGGCGCCACCGTCGGCGGCCAGATCAACCTCAACGGATCCCGCCTGCTCGCCCCCGGCGGCATCGCCCTGCACGCCGAGAACCTGACGGTCGGCACCGACCTGCGGGGCCACCGGATGGAGGCCCGCGGCCTGGTCAACCTGACGGGCTCCCGCATACCGGGCCAGCTCTACCTGGGCCACTCAGTCTTCGACAACCCCGGCGGGGTAGCCCTGCGCGCCTCCAGCTGCGTCATCGGCGAGGTCTGGCTGAACCGCTGCGACAAGATCCGCGGGCTGGTGAGCATGCGCCGCTCCCAGTTCGACATGCTGCTCGTGCCGCCCGGGACCTGGCCGGAGAAGATCCGCATCGACGGGCTGACCTACCGCACCCTGGCCCCGCACCTGCCCGCCGAGGAGCGGCTGCCCGCCCTGGAGCGCGAGGAGTCGGGCTACCTCCCGTACGCCTACGAACAGCTCACCTCGGCCTACCGCACGGTCGGCGACGAGGCGTCCGCCCGGACCGTGCAACTCGCCAAGCTGCGCCGCCACCGCCGGACCCTGCCCCGGCACGCCAGGTTCTGGGGGGTGCTCCAGGACGCCACCGTGGGCTACGGCTTCCGGCCGCTGCGCGCCGCGGGCTGGCTGCTGGCGCTGCTGGTCACGGGAACGGTCGCGTACGGGCTCCACCCGCCCCGGGAGCTGAAGCCGGGGGAGGCGCCGGAGTTCAACCCGCTCTTCTACACGATTGACCTGATGCTGCCGATCATCGGCTTCGGCCAGGAGGCGCCGTTCGCACCGGACGGCTGGTACCAGTGGCTGTCGTACCTGCTGATCGTGACCGGCTGGATCCTCGCCACGACGACCGCGGCGGGCGTCAGCCGGTCACTGCAGCGGCAGTGA
- a CDS encoding MFS transporter has protein sequence MSRTEQLTQAKGAEGRGSGRWIALSVLVLAVLLVAVDATVLGLATPALSEDLKPSGTQLLWIGDIYSFVIAGLLVSMGSLGDRIGRKKLLLVGAAAFGAVSVLNAYATSPEMMILARALLGVAGATLMPSTLALIRNIFHDPKERSLAIGIWGATASAGAAVGPVVGGALLQHFWWGSVFLINLPVMIVLVIVGIKLLPESKNPVAGPWDLVSVGLSLVGIIGVVYAVKQVATHGMGWEVWAAAVIGAGALYTFVRRQFTLTAPLLDMRLFKHRGFSGAVLADLLTVFGLSGLVFFLSQFLQLVQGREPLEAGLAELPAAVGAVVTGLAAGRCARKYGVRVIVTGGLAAIGVALAALTVIHKETGYPLLGAALLIVGLGAGFSFTVTADVILSSVPKEQAGSASAVSETAYELGAALGIALLGSVVTGVYQGFTAPASVSGPVADAAHESLGGAVEAAKTLDPETASQMVGAAQEAFVDGLRLASGVGAAVLLATAAAAWFLLKGQELQDGLEH, from the coding sequence ATGAGCCGTACCGAACAGCTGACCCAGGCGAAGGGGGCGGAGGGCAGGGGCTCCGGGCGCTGGATCGCGCTCTCCGTGCTCGTCCTGGCCGTGCTGCTGGTCGCGGTCGACGCCACCGTACTCGGTCTCGCCACGCCCGCCCTCAGTGAGGACCTCAAGCCGTCCGGCACCCAGCTGCTGTGGATCGGCGACATCTACTCCTTCGTCATCGCCGGCCTGCTCGTCTCCATGGGCTCCCTCGGTGACCGCATCGGTCGCAAGAAGCTCCTCCTCGTCGGCGCGGCCGCCTTCGGCGCCGTCTCGGTCCTCAACGCCTACGCGACCAGCCCCGAGATGATGATCCTCGCCCGGGCCCTGCTCGGCGTGGCCGGCGCGACCCTGATGCCCTCCACCCTCGCGCTGATCCGCAACATCTTCCACGACCCCAAGGAGCGCAGCCTCGCCATCGGCATCTGGGGCGCCACAGCCTCCGCGGGCGCGGCCGTCGGACCGGTCGTCGGCGGAGCCCTGCTCCAGCACTTCTGGTGGGGTTCGGTCTTCCTCATCAACCTCCCCGTGATGATCGTCCTGGTCATCGTCGGCATCAAGCTGCTGCCCGAGTCCAAGAACCCCGTCGCCGGTCCCTGGGACCTGGTCAGCGTCGGGCTCTCCCTGGTAGGCATCATCGGAGTCGTATACGCCGTCAAGCAGGTCGCCACCCACGGCATGGGCTGGGAGGTGTGGGCCGCCGCCGTCATCGGAGCGGGCGCGCTCTACACCTTCGTACGCCGCCAGTTCACCCTGACCGCCCCCCTCCTCGACATGCGGCTCTTCAAGCACCGCGGCTTCTCCGGCGCGGTCCTCGCCGACCTGCTCACCGTCTTCGGCCTGTCCGGACTGGTCTTCTTCCTCTCCCAGTTCCTCCAGCTCGTCCAGGGCCGCGAGCCGCTGGAAGCCGGCCTCGCCGAGCTGCCCGCCGCCGTCGGCGCGGTGGTCACCGGTCTGGCCGCGGGCCGCTGCGCCCGCAAGTACGGGGTACGGGTCATCGTGACGGGAGGCCTCGCCGCCATCGGCGTCGCGCTGGCCGCGCTCACCGTCATCCACAAGGAGACCGGCTACCCGCTGCTCGGCGCGGCCCTGCTCATCGTGGGCCTCGGCGCCGGCTTCTCCTTCACCGTCACCGCCGACGTGATCCTCTCCAGCGTGCCCAAGGAGCAGGCGGGATCGGCCTCGGCCGTCTCCGAAACCGCGTACGAACTGGGCGCGGCCCTCGGCATCGCCCTGCTCGGCTCGGTCGTCACCGGCGTCTACCAGGGCTTCACCGCCCCGGCCTCCGTCTCCGGCCCGGTGGCCGACGCCGCCCACGAATCCCTCGGCGGCGCCGTCGAAGCGGCCAAGACGCTCGACCCGGAGACCGCCTCGCAGATGGTCGGGGCCGCCCAGGAGGCCTTCGTGGACGGCCTGCGGCTGGCCTCCGGCGTCGGCGCGGCCGTCCTGCTGGCCACCGCCGCGGCCGCCTGGTTCCTCCTCAAGGGCCAGGAGCTCCAGGACGGCCTCGAGCACTGA
- a CDS encoding TetR/AcrR family transcriptional regulator gives MAMDRDQVLRDAAALLSRKSTATMDEVARAAGIGRATLHRHFAGRDALVRALEELGIREFEVAFDNARLEEDTAVDALGRLIAEAEPNAELLAFLVTENQLFEGDQVNEGWSRLDARVGALFRRGQQEGDIRIDLSPAWLTEALYSLIGACAWAVMDGRVAAKDFQYMITELLLGGARRSVEK, from the coding sequence ATGGCCATGGATCGTGACCAGGTGCTCCGCGACGCGGCCGCCCTGCTCTCCCGCAAATCGACCGCCACGATGGACGAGGTCGCCCGCGCCGCCGGAATCGGCCGCGCGACCCTCCACCGGCACTTCGCCGGGCGCGACGCCCTCGTACGGGCGCTCGAAGAGCTCGGCATCCGGGAGTTCGAGGTGGCGTTCGACAACGCCCGCCTCGAGGAGGACACGGCGGTGGACGCGCTGGGGCGGCTCATCGCCGAGGCCGAGCCCAACGCCGAACTGCTGGCCTTCCTCGTCACCGAGAACCAGCTCTTCGAGGGCGACCAGGTCAACGAGGGCTGGTCCCGGCTCGACGCCCGCGTCGGCGCGCTCTTCCGGCGCGGCCAGCAGGAGGGCGACATCCGGATCGACCTGAGCCCCGCCTGGCTCACCGAGGCCCTTTACAGCCTCATCGGCGCCTGCGCCTGGGCCGTCATGGACGGCCGGGTCGCGGCCAAGGACTTCCAGTACATGATCACCGAGTTGCTGCTCGGTGGCGCACGACGGAGTGTGGAGAAATGA